The region GGTAGTCTACGCGAAAGATCACACAAAGCCCCTTACCACCGACCGAGCGAAAGACCGCATAAACGTACGGGTCTGACTTCAGCAGATTAAACACCCGCTGGATTTCGCTTTCTTCCAGGTGGTCCAGGTCGACCGACATTAGACCGCTTGGAACGTCTGATTTACCGGCATTTCGTATGATGAACGTACCCCAAATGGTAACGCCAGGTATGTTCGCTTTGCGTTTGTCGTATTCGGCTTTATTGTCGACTACAGCCCGTACATATTCGACAGGCTTGCGCCAGACGCCATTTTTGACGCCCTCTAAAAATTCCCGTATGTCAATATCTGGTAGCCGTTTCGGGTCTGGCTGGCCATCTTTTAAAAGTCCGTTATCAAACTTATTTCTGAATACGGAAACTAGCTTTTGGTCGGTGTTCATACTCATGCAGCCTTCCGCCCTTTATTCGATCTACGCAATGATTTGGTTTGATCATACATGAAAGCTTGCTCTTGAACAGTGCTTGTCCTATTCATTTTAAGCCATTCAATCAACTCAAGACGAGAAAAATATAGCCTGGAACCTGTAGGCTTGGAAAACGGAATTTTACGGGCCGAAACAAGACTATAAATAGTCTGTGTAGTTAGGTCAAGAAATTTGGCCGCTTGCTGAATGGTAAGTACCTCATCAGTTGAGGTTGTGGCGTTTCTGTTTTGCAGAAAGTTTAAAATCTGCTCATTTTGCGATTCTATTCGGTTCATCCGTCGAACCAAAATAGCAAATGGATTTTCAGTAATTAGCTCTTGCTCGAAAGACATATATCCTATCTTTTAAAATGATAGGACAAAATTGGTTAGTAGCCTATTTGCTTTATTTGCAGCAAATTAATAGCAAGAAAGTAGCAAATTATCCGTATTCCCGCTTTGTAGATGTGCCTTAATACTATGAATATGCCTTTTAATATTTATTTCTTCATTTGAACTAGCTCTACTCAATTCATTGATGAGTTGTTGCAATCTCTGTCTAGTTCCTACTTCGCCAAATGTTATTTTTAAATCTTCATAAAGTTGCGTTTGGTTCGCCATTGTAGTTACGCCAATAAGACCTAATGTATTTAAAGCATATAGCATGTACCCGAACTGCTTCGGCTTTTTACCTGTATATTCTTTAATAAGATAAGGCATTAATATACCTCGATATTTTTCATTTACATATACATCAAATCCAATTGCAGAGGAATTTCCCTTCACATCTATGCTGTTATAAGGCACATTTTTTGAATTTAGCTTTCGGCATTCTACACTGGTATACTCTAATGAGTTAGATTTTTTGTTATGCTTAAATTCTCTTACTATAGTTTTTACATCCTCTACATACTGCCATGATATATGGGTCATTTTTCGCCAATGGTGAGGGAAAAGAGTATCTGTTGGGTATCCTTGATCTTTTCGTAATTCGGCCAGTGTAGGAATACCTTCTAAATCGGGAATTCTTCCTTCTGTTTTTTCTTGTATTATGTACGCATTCCAGCCTTTCATCTCCTCTCTTAAAGGCTTATCTAACTCTCGTTTTATCTGTTCAAAACGGACGATGAAGGCGTCAAATATCCTAATTCCATTTACCTGAACGTGCGTATTATAGACAAACTCTAAACGTTCATCTAATCTAATCTCAAATAATAGGCTATCGGCAATTTCAAACAAGTCAGCATCATTGAGCCACTGATCTACATACTTATCTAACTTATCCATAAAACATATTAATTCATGTCAGTAATTTCGATAGACAGCCGATTTACAGCGGCCCGCTTTTGCGTGTCAACGATCTTAGCGTAAATCTGAGTAGTGGTTATGTTGCGGTGCCCTAATAGCTTACTTATTGTGTAGAGGTCGGTCCCTTCCATTAGTTGCAGCGTTGCGAATGTGTGTCGAAAGGCATGAAAAGTAATGCGCCGTTTGATACCGGACCTATGAGCCCACTCGCTTAGTTTCTGATTCTGCCAACTTGAATAAAGTAACTCGGGAAATACTACGCCCTCGGATCGTTCAGCTAATAGGATACGGGCTGTTTCGTTGAGGGGCAAAGTTTCTACACCTTCCGTTTTTTGCTGCATAAATCGAATGTAGGAGCCGTTCACATCTTCGTACACCTCAGACCAGGTTAGTTTAGCTACATCGCTGTAACGTAAACCAGTGAGGGCAGAAAACAGGGCAGCACGTTTTAGGTAAGGCAAATCACATTCTGTCTTAGCCAGGCTTTGCAGTTCGGCCAAAGTCAGAAATTCCCGTTGGGTTTCTTTTCGGGTTAACCCCTTTACAGTATCGTTCGGATTTATAGTAAATAACTTATCATCAACGGCTCGATTAAGAGCTGTACCAAAAATGACAAAGTATCCTTTAGCTGAGTTGTGGGCAATGGCTTTCTTTGCTGACTTAGTAACGTTTAGAGGTTTTGCCGTTGTCAGGTAATCACGGAATGATTTACAGAAATCGGCAGTAACCTCATCAACGGTCAACTTTCCAGTTGTGAAATTGTACAAATGCAGATAAGCACTATTCCAGTTGTTTCTGCTCCCTTTGTCCCTTGCTTTTTCTATATCTGCCTGTTTCTTAAAATAGGCCAGAAAGTCAACGGCTACTACTTTCTTTTTCAGGAATCCGTAATTACCTGCCTGTACTTCCAATTGTCGTGTAGCGCAAATATTCTGAGCGAGTAGCTTGGTTGCCTTATTGTGCTGCCTGTCCAGTTCAGTACGTGGTTTATCGAAAAGGTACAGCCCTAAAAATTCACGCCGTGTGTCTTTTCCGGTTTCAGGGTGAGATATAGCCGGATAGAAGTCTAAGTATAGGCTGATCTTACCGTCATTAATTGGCTTTTCGCGTAGTGTAACCTTCATAGATTTGTACCTCGACCTTTATTAGTTTGCCCGTAAGGTACTATAAAGGTACAAGATAAGCCCAAAAGAACCTATAACAGACACATAGTAGATACCCTTAAATAAAACAAAAAAGCCCTTTTCAGGGCTAATTTGGGTGTTTACTATCGGTCGATTCAGTAAGCGTTTTCGCGCTTCAATTTCTCTTTAAACACCTTCTTAAACTTATCGACCTTGGGGGCGATGACGAAGGCGCAATAACCCTGATTGGGGTTGTTGGCAAAGTAGCTCTGGTGGTACGCTTCGGCTTCGTAGAAGGTTTCGGCGGGGCTGATCTCCGTAACGATTGGGCGGTCGTAGGCACCGGACTTGTCCAGTTCGACTTTTGCCGTTTCGGCCAGTTCTTTCTGCTCGTCGTTGTGGTAGAAGATCACCGACCGGTACTGCGTACCCACGTCTTCGCCCTGGCGGTTCAGCGACGTTGGGTCATGGCTGCGGAAAAACGCTTCCAGTAACTCCTGATAGGTAATTTTGGCCGGATCGTAGGTTACCTCAACACACTCGGCATGGCCGGTGGTGCCTGTACATACTTCCTTATACGTTGGGTTGGCCTTATGGCCCCCTTCATAACCGGAAACCGCGCCAATGACGCCGTCGAGTGATTCATACAAGGCCTCTGTGCACCAGAAACAGCCCGTTCCAAACGTTGCTTTGGCCAGGTTGGCAGATTGATCGGTAGTCATAGGTGTTTGTTTTGTTGGCTTCGCTGACAAACGGCCCGGTCCACGACCTAAAGCCGTGGAAAGCGCAGTTAGCAGAGAGGCCGTTAGTTTGCGAAGGGTAATCGCAACCATTCGTTAGGTTTGTGGTTGTAAAGTCAAACGAATAACATAACTGACCTGCGTAAAGTTTGCGCCCCCGTGCCTGTGAAAGATTTCGACACCGACCGTTTCCGTTACGATGGAGATAAGCCCTTTAAAATCAAAAAAGCACCTACGAAAGTAGATGACCTGTACGAAGACGACGACCATTACGAAGCCCTGCTCCGGCAGCAGTCGGCCGAGATCGACAAATGGCAGGAGCGGATGTTTGCGCACAATCGGTATGGGTTAGTGGCTGTATTTCAGGCGCTGGATGCCGCCGGAAAAGATGGTACCATTAAGCACGTGTTTACCGGGACCAATCCGGCCGGGGTGCAGGTGTATTCGTTCAAACGCCCCACCGATCAGGAACTCGACCACGACTTTTTATGGCGGAGCTGGCGTGAACTGCCCGAGCGAGGTCGAATCGGTATTTTTAACCGGTCGTACTATGAAGAAGTGCTGGTCACGAAAGTCCACCCGGAGATACTGACGGAGAGCCAGCGACTGCCTGAGAAAGTAACGGAAGATCTGGATAAGCTTTTCAAACACCGGTACGAAGCCATTCGGGACATGGAAACCTTCCTGTACCGCAACGGCTTCCCAACGGTCAAATTTTACCTGCATGTGTCCAAAGAGGAACAGGCCGACCGGCTCATTGCCCGCATCGAAGACGCGGAAAAGAACTGGAAATTTGAGGAAGGCGACGTAAAGGAGCGTGAGTTCTGGGATGCCTATCAGGATGCTTACGAAACCTGCATTACCGAAACCGCCACCGATAAATCCCCCTGGTACGTGATTCCGGCCGATGACAAGAAAAACATGCGTCTGCTGGTTGGCCGGATCATCATCGACGAGCTTAAAAAGCTGCCCATCCAAAACCCGGAACCGGACAAAAAGCGCTTCGAAGAACTTCAGAAGCTTATTCCCATTATAAAAGCTCAATAGTACGGCCCACCAGCCGTACGTTACTCACCGCGACTTTCCAGCCGCGTTACGTTATGAAAAAAATCGACAAAAAGGCGTTTCGGTACCACGAAAAGCAACCCTTTTCCATTGCCGATACGCCTACGATCATAGATCCGTTTTACACTGACGAAGCGGACCAAAGCCGCCAGCTGGACGAACTGGCCGAACGGATGGACCAGGCCCAGAACCGGATGCATGCCGACGAGCATTACGGGCTGCTGGTTGTGTTTCAGGCCATGGATGCCGCCGGAAAGGATAGTACCATCCGGCGCATCTTTAAGGGTGTTAATCCGTCGCGATTTCAGATTGCCCCGTTCAAAAAGCCCGATGAGTCGGACCTGAAGCACGATTTCCTGTGGCATTTCTGGCAGGAGTTGCCGGAGCGCGGGAACATCGGCGTATTCAACCGCTCGTATTACGAGGAAGTACTGGCACTGCGTGTCCATCCGGAACGGCTGCAGGAGCAATCCATCCCTAAAAATCTGGTTCCTGCCAATAAGAAAACGCTTTGGGAACAACGCTTCGGAGATATTGTTCACTTTGAAGATTACCTCTTCCGAAACGGGTTTCCTATCGTGAAGTTTTACCTGCATGTGGCCAAAGAGGAACAGGGTAAACGGCTCGTTGCCCGACTGGAAGACCCCGAAAAACAGTGGAAACTCAGCCCGAACGACCTGGAAGAACGGGAGTTCTGGCCCGAGTACATGAAAGCGTACGAAGATACCATCCGGGCTACGGCGACCGAGCAAAACCCCTGGTACGTAATTCCGAGCGACGACCGCGTCAATCAACAACTCATCATTGCCCATATCCTGACCGAAATTTTGGAATCTCTGCCTGTTCATTTTCCGCAAACCGACGAAAAAGAAGCGCAGAAATTGATCAAGCAGATCAAAAAGCAGGATGGGGTAAAGTAGTACCGTGCGCTGTATGATCGCTATCATCCATCACATGACTCCATTGCGTGCTGTCAGTTTCTCAAAACTGACATGTTAGGTTTCTTAAAACCTAACAAAAAGACGACCACCTTAACGAGGTTTTGAGAAACCTCGCTGGTCAGTTTTGAGAAACTGACCACACGGAATATGGTACACGACACATGGCATCATGTATTGGTTTTATCCTATACAAAGTACCGTTCAGCACAGCTTTTAGCTGTTTTATCTATTTTTTACCTATCGTTACTATACCCGTATGTACTTTTGCGTTAGTGTCCTGAACCACTATTGTGTGGATGGCCGCTTTGAAGAAACGCAATGAAACATATACTACCATTTTGGTTGTGCAGCCTGCTCATTTACTTTATGCCGTTACAGTCCGGCAGCGCACAGGCTTCACTAAATACAGCGGGCAACAGTACGCAGGCAAAAGGAGTGCGGGGTGCAGCGCTGACCATCAGCGGCTACATAAAAGATGCCGGTAATGGCGAAGGGCTCATTGGTGTTTCTGTTTATGTGAAAGAAACAGGCACTGGCGCCGTCACGAACAGCTATGGCTTTTATGCCGTTACGCTCCCGGCGGGCAGTTACAACCTCGTTATCAGCTACGTTGGCTATACCCGACAAACCCGCACGGTCGATCTTGTGGACCGGAACGTACGCCTTGACCTCGAACTGAGTCAGGAAGGCAAGCAGCTTCAGGAAGTGGTTGTCTCCACCAAGCGGGAGGACGACAATGTGAAAAACATTGAAATGAGCGTCAACCGGATTGACGTGAAAACCCTGCAACGGATTCCAGCCCTGCTGGGCGAAGTCGACGTGATCCGGAGCATTCAGTTGCTGCCGGGCGTATCGACGGTGGGCGAAGGCGCTACCGGTTTCAACGTTCGGGGCGGTAGTATCGACCAGAATCTGGTGCTGCTGGACGAAGCCCCGGTCTATAACTCCTCGCACCTGTTTGGCTTCTTCTCGGTCTTCAACCCCGACGCGGTCAAAGACGTGAAGCTCATCAAAGGCGGTATCCCGGCTAATTACGGTGGCCGAATTGCCTCTATTCTGGATGTGCGTCTGAAAGAAGGCAACGCTAAGAAACCTGAACTCAACGGGGGTATTGGACTTATTTTCAGCCGTTTGTCGTACGAGCGACCGCTTTTCAACGGCAAAGGCTCGTTTATCGTAGCCGCCCGGCGTTCTTACGCCGACGTGCTGGCCCAGCCATTCCTGACGGGCGACCTGAAAGGGGCCAAGTTTTATTTTTACGACCTGACGGCGAAGGGTAATTACCGCATCAACGATAAAAACACGGTGTTTCTGTCGGGCTATCTGGGCCGCGATGTATTCGGGTCGGATTTTGGGTTTAACTGGGGGAATACAACCCTGTCGGCCCGCTGGAACCACGTTTTCAGCGACCGGCTTTTCCTGAACACGACGGCCTATTACAGTAACTACGACTACTCGCTCAACTCGGACCTGAAAGGGAAACGACCCAACGATTTCTTCCGAACCGATTCCCGGATTGTCGACTACAGCCTGAAACCGGATTTTTCGCTGTTTTTGGGTAAAAACACCATCACCTTTGGCGGTCAGGTCATCGCGCATGATTTTCAGCCCGGCACCGCAACAGCCGCCAGTTCGGGCAGTGTCCGGACGTTTGGCATAGCCAGTAAACGAGCTATGGAAGCGGCTCTTTATGTGGGCAATGAGCAGCAGCTGACCCCGAAGCTTCAGTTGCAATACGGACTGCGCTATTCCCTATTTAATTATGTTGGCGAAGGCGAAGCCTATACCTTCCGCACCGATGTGCCGCTGGGCAGTCGCCGTGAGGTGATTACCACCGTAGGGTATCGGGGCGGAGAGGTGATCAAGACCTACGGCAACTGGGAACCCCGCTTTTCGACCAAGCTGGATTTGTCGGATAACAGCTCCCTGAAATTCAGTTATAACCGCATGGCGCAGTACATCCACCTGGTTTCCAATACAACAGCCTCGACGCCACTGGATATCTGGACACCATCGACCAATAATATCAAACCGCAGATTGCCGATCAGGTTGCCGGGGGATATTTTAAGAACTTTGGCCGCTCCAGCGGAACGGGCAGCGAATTCGAAGCCTCGGTAGAAGTATATTACAAATGGCTGCAGAACCAGATTGACTACATTGACGGGGCCAGCCTGATCCTGAATAAATACCTTGAAGGTGATTTGCTGAGCGGCAAAGGCCGCGCTTACGGTGCTGAGTTCTATGTAAAACGAAACACGGGCGTCGTAAACGGCTGGATTAGCTACACGCTGGCCAAAACCGAGCGGCAGGTGGACGGCATCAACAACAATAACTGGTACCCCACGCGCTTCGACAAGCGACACACGCTGACATCGGTACTGCTGTTCGACCCGCCCCATGCCAAGCGCTGGAACTTCTCGGCAACCTTTACGCTGGCCAGCGGAACGCCCGGCACGTTCCCCACCAATCGCTTTGAGTACCAGGGCTACGTAGTGCCGCAGAATACCGACAATGCCCGGAACAATTACCGGATTCCGGCGTACCACCGACTCGATCTGGCGGCTACCTTGCAGGGGCGTAAACGTCCGGGTAAGCGCAAAGACGATAACTGGGTATTCTCGATTTACAACGTCTATGCCCGCAAAAACGCCTTTTCAGTCTATTTCCAACCCAATGCAGATAGTCCCCGCGTAACGGAAGCCATTCGCTATTCAGTTTTTGCGACCCTGATTCCGTCCGTAACGTACAACTTTAAATTATAGTCGTACCGACCGAGAACGGTTGGACGAGATACAGATATAGCTAAACACCCGACCGGGACGGTCGGTACTACAGATGCAACGATATTTTGTTCTTTTTCTCTTTTTGGCTGGCGTTATTGCCCTTAACGGGTGTACGACGGTGATCGACGCCAAGCTGGACACCGGCCCGACACAACTTTCTGTCGATGGCACTCTTACGGACCTGCCCGGCCAGCAAACCATCCGGCTCACCCAAACGGCCGCTTATTTTGATAACAGCCAGCCAACACCCGCAACCAGTGCTACCGTCACGGTCTCGGACAATACCGGAAAGACGTACCCGTTTACCGACCCTGACAACGACGGTTATTATGTGTGGCAGCCTTCGGCTAAAGACACGCTCGGACGCGTTGGCCGGACGTACCAGCTTACTATCGCCTACCAGGGCGAAACGTACCAGGCCAGTACGAAGATGAACCGCGTACCGCCCATCGACTCCATCATTTTCGTCAAGCGGAAATTAAGCCCCTTCTCAAAGACAGAAGGGTACCGGGCCGAACTGTATGCGACCGATATAGCGGGAGCAACGGACTACTACCGGATTCGCTTCTCCCGGAATGGTGAATTACAGAATAAACCCGCCAACATTATTACCTCGCAGGATGGCGGCTTCCGGGGAGCCACCAACGTTACAGATGGGCTGGTATTCATTGCACCCATCCGCCGATCTGTTAACCCGGATAGCTTATACAACATGAATGACGTCGTAAAAGTGGAGTTGCAGTCGATTACCCTGGCAGGCTTCGATTTCTGGCAATCGCTACGAACGCAGATCACCAATGGAGGCCTGTTTGCCACGCCTTCGGTCAATCTGCCCACCAATATCATCAACACCAACCCAAACGGGCGTAAGGCAACCGGCTTCTTTATTACCTCGGCCGTACGCAGTAAAACAGTCTCGGTAACGGATGCCAATATTCGGGTAAGGGCAGACTGACGGGGCCGAAACGAGGTTCAGAATAGCCTGATAACCTCATCGATTGGCTTCGGAGAGCCAGTGGAACTGGCGTTCGGCAAGCTGAAAATGACGTTTCTGACGGGTTAGGGCAACCATGACTGAGTCGTTCCTGATTTTTCCGCGTAGCACCACATGGTTGGTATCCGGCATAGTATACTGCATGGTGAACAGTGCCGCCGAATCGGACGGGGATTTCTTAAAGGCAATCGTATGTGCCAGTGAATCGAATGAATAATTGAAGTAACCCCGCCGGTAACGCTGTCGGAAGAGCGTATCAGCGGTCTGAATACTTCCTGAAGTATTGGGTTCGAAGATAACATCTTTCCAGCGCAGGCTGTCGGCCACGTTACCCTGAAACTGATCGACCGAGAAGAAGCCCGTTGTCAGTCTCTTCGATGCACTCGAATCAGTCGGCCCAAACGCCCTCTGGTACGACCCGTACAGCGGCATCCCGATAAACAGGATAACAAACGCTATTTTCAGCGTTACCCGCGTCCCTCGCATCCACTTTTCAGGGAGTTCAACTTGCGGTGCGGGTTGGGTAGCTTTGTTATAAATAAAGAAATTGAGCAGGCGTTTGGCATCGCTCAGCAGCAGAACGTTGCTCAGGATAAACAGGTGGGCAGAAAACAGCTTGACCGGAATATCGTAGCAAAAATTTAATACCATAACGTTAAGAAAAACACTGGCAGCCACAAAAGCCCCAAGCGTACTGGTTTGTCGGAAGAGCAACAGAAGCCCTGCCAGTACCTCTACCGCACCCGAGAAAAACTGATAGGGTGTTGAGTAGCCAATGAAATACCAGGATAAGCGCATGGGCAGCAAGTCGCCCAGCGGGGTAGCCAGGGCACTCATCGACGGAAAGACCATTTGCAACCCGAACAGCTTGATGATGCCGTAGCTCAGGGCAATTAGTGCCACGTAGTACCGCACCAGCACCATGAGCCAGTAGTAGGCGACGTCATAATTCCTGCGTTTGTCGACGATGGACCATATCAGCGCACCCACAACGGCGGTCAGGATAAAAAAACACAACTGGGCATAGCCATAAGATGTATCGCCACTCCCATTCAGCGGCACCAGGACGTCTTTAATGTGAAAAATGTACGCATTAGCCTGGTTAACCAGCCACTCTTCGGCCAGACCGTAATACTTGCCAATTAAATTCAGAAGGGGCAAATCGCCGATCCAGGCCCAGGGCGATGTGAACAGCAGAATGTAAATACAGCCGAAGCGAAAGAGCAACGTATGCCATAGAGGCCATTTGTGGGCAGGAGTAGTGACGTCAAAGGTCATAAAAGGATAAGTTGGTGTGTAGTGCAGTGGCCGAAGCCCGCTTATCCAAATATAATCAAATACGCAACGCTATCTACCCCCGAATCAGCTTTTTAGCTTTCAGAAACTCGTACGTCATCACTTCTTTCCCGGGGTTAAGCACGACCTGTTTCAGCACTTCGCAGATAAATAGCTCATGGTCGCCCGCATCGGTGCTGTGCATGACGCGGCATTGCGCATACCCAATGGCTTCGGTTAAATACGGGCAGTTGCGGCTATCGAGGGCATGGGGCAGATTTTTAAATTTGTTCTTTTCCCGACCCGACTGCTGACCAAGTTTACGAATTAATCGGGTTTGGTCGGTTGCCAGCAGGTTCACGTTCAGGATGCCGCTCTCCCGTACCAGCTCAATGGTGTAATCGACTTTGTACAAGGCCACAGCCAGCACTTTACCGCCCATATCCGTTTGCATGACCCACGCGGCAATGTTGGCGTTCGACCTGCCATTCGCTACCGCCGTAACACTGTGGATGTCGTAGTTTTTAAATTTCAGCAGACGTTTGGGCATAGAGTTTGGTTATTAAGCACATCGGTACGAAGTACACGGCGTTTTTGTACGTAAGGTTGCAGTTTGTAGCATTAACTTTGTATCGAACGAAGCGATTTGCTCTTCTGTTCTTTTACTAGTGATTCATTTGTGAGTCAAGTTTGACGTAGTGATTTCGCTCTTTTAGACTTTCACTCTTTCACAGCCCGGTCAATGAAATCGTTCGACATACCTGATTATTACCGTAGCAGCATTATTACGCCACTGAAAGAATTTCGGCGGAAACGTGACAAGCTGAAGCGAGACTTTACCCCTACCCTGCTGGATTTCGGCCCGATTCGGCTGTTGATTGCCCGCCACTTCGGATTCTGCTACGGAGTCGAAAACGCCGTTGAGATTGCCTATAAAGCCATTGCCGAAAATCCCGGCAAGCGCATTTTCCTGCTTAGCGAGATGATTCACAACCCCGACGTGAACGCTGACTTGCAAAGCCGGGGCGTCCGGTTTATTATGGATACCAAAGGGAATCAGCTGATTCCCTGGTCTGAGCTGGCCCCCGAAGACGTTGTGATCATCCCGGCCTTCGGAACAACCCTGGAAACCCAGCACCAGCTGTCGGCGCTTGGGCTCGACGTTGCCAAATACGATACGACCTGCCCTTTTGTCGAGAAAGTCTGGAACAAGGCCGGGCAGATTGGCCAAAAAGACTACACGGTCGTTGTACACGGCAAGCCAAGCCACGAAGAAACGCGGGCAACTTTTTCTCACAGCAAAGAAGCAGCCCCCACCGTAGTTGTCAGAGATATGGCACAGGCACAGCGGTTGGCAAAATACATTACGGGTGAGTTACCGGTCGATGAATTTTATAGTGAGTTTGCCGGGCAATACTCCCTTGGCTTTGAGCCGGAACGTGACCTGCAGCGCATTGGCGTTGTGAACCAAACCACCATGCTGGCGTCGGACACCCAAAGCATTGCCGACTATTTGAAGCAGGTTATGGTGCAGAAGTACGCCCTGACCCCGGCCACGACCGAAGCTCATTTTGCCAACACCCGGGATACGCTCTGCTACGCCACCAACGATAACCAGGACGCTACCTACGCGCTGCTGACCTACCCGGCCGATTTCGCCATCGTTGCCGGTGGCTATAATTCGTCGAATACGTCGCACATCGTTGAGCTTTGCGAACAGAAGTTACCAACCTACTTCATCGAATCAGAGCAGAAAATCCTCTCCGACAAGCTCATTCGTCACTTTAACGGGCACACAAAAGAGGAAATCGTTACCGAAAACTTCATTCCCGAAAGTTCCTCTGCCAACCCCGTCACCGTGCTGCTCACCTGCGGAGCCTCCTGCCCGGATGCCGTTGTGGAAGGTATTCTGCTGAAGCTGGTCAGCTTTTTCCCGGATGCCCGACCACTGGCCAAAGTTACCGGGGAGTTTACCCAGTAAGCTTAGGGCGTTCGGACAATCACCTCCCGGCTCTCGTTCTGTAACCGATCGAGGGCGGTTACCACGTAAACGTATTTCTTTTTCGGGTCGGCTGTCTTGTCGATGTAGCGTGTGCTGGCTTCGCCCATGCACTGCGCTAGTATATAGCGGGGGTCATCCAGCCGTAAGTGGGGTTTTCGTCCTTCAAACCGGTATACCACATACGAAGTAGCAATGTCGCCATCCTGCGCTTCGGGCGATTCATGCCAGTACAACTCGACGCCTTCGCTGGTGATGGCGGCTTTTAAATCGCGGGGCGGCAAAGGCGGAATACTGTCCAGCCATTTCATAGTGGGTATAAGGGCCGGATGCCGGTAAAAATTGGTCTGGAGTGAATCGCGAATTGAAAGCGGGTTTATTTGCAGGTTTTTGGCACTAAAAAATACGCTGCCTTTCACAACTTGCTGCTGCCGATTATACCGCATCTGATCCGGAAATTCCGTTGGCCGCCACCAGCCGGGGTCCCGTTCGGAGCCGCGCCCGACGCGGTACGCACCGTGCCCAATGTATAAATGGCAATTCTCCGTACAATTGCGGGTCCACCAGTCGACCAGTGTCTTATAAGGCACCTTGCTAAACTCAGAGCTGAAATAAACCTGCGGAACAACATAGTCGATCAGGCCCTCGCGCACCCATTTACGGGTGTCGGCATACAGCTCGTAGTAGGCCTGACCGCCGTTCGTAGCGGACCCTTCGGGGTCGCTGCTTTTATTTTTCCAGATGCCGAAGGGGCTGATTCCGAATTTCACCCAGGGCTTGTTCGCTCTAATGGAGTCCCGAAGTTCCTTAACCAGTTTCGTCACGTTATCCCGTCGCCAGTCGGGTTTGCTCATGCCGTTAGAATTGGCCTTATAAGTGCTATCGTCCCGCAGAACCTGACCGGGTTCGGCGTAGGGATAGAAATAATCGTCGAAATGAATGCCGTCAACATCGTATTCGCGCACCACATTGGCCACGATCCCGGCAATGTAGGAGCGAACGGCAGGAATCCCCAGGTTGAAAAGCTTCCGTCCACCATACATCAGCATCCATTCGGGTTTCCTATTGACGATGTTTGAGGGGGCCACACTGGCAGTTTTGCTGAAAGTGGCCCGGTCGAGGTTAAACCAGGCATGAAACTCCAGCCCGCGCCCGTGCGCCTGATCGATCATGAACTCCAGGGGATCATAGAACGGCTCCGGGGCTAACCCCTGCTGCCCCGTAAGCCATTCTGACCACGGTTCCGA is a window of Spirosoma linguale DSM 74 DNA encoding:
- a CDS encoding DNA binding domain protein, excisionase family (TIGRFAM: DNA binding domain protein, excisionase family~PFAM: regulatory protein MerR~KEGG: spc:Sputcn32_3991 phage transcriptional regulator, AlpA) translates to MSFEQELITENPFAILVRRMNRIESQNEQILNFLQNRNATTSTDEVLTIQQAAKFLDLTTQTIYSLVSARKIPFSKPTGSRLYFSRLELIEWLKMNRTSTVQEQAFMYDQTKSLRRSNKGRKAA
- a CDS encoding integrase family protein (PFAM: integrase family protein~KEGG: spc:Sputcn32_4000 phage integrase family protein), with translation MKVTLREKPINDGKISLYLDFYPAISHPETGKDTRREFLGLYLFDKPRTELDRQHNKATKLLAQNICATRQLEVQAGNYGFLKKKVVAVDFLAYFKKQADIEKARDKGSRNNWNSAYLHLYNFTTGKLTVDEVTADFCKSFRDYLTTAKPLNVTKSAKKAIAHNSAKGYFVIFGTALNRAVDDKLFTINPNDTVKGLTRKETQREFLTLAELQSLAKTECDLPYLKRAALFSALTGLRYSDVAKLTWSEVYEDVNGSYIRFMQQKTEGVETLPLNETARILLAERSEGVVFPELLYSSWQNQKLSEWAHRSGIKRRITFHAFRHTFATLQLMEGTDLYTISKLLGHRNITTTQIYAKIVDTQKRAAVNRLSIEITDMN
- a CDS encoding peptide methionine sulfoxide reductase (KEGG: har:HEAR2602 peptide methionine sulfoxide reductase (protein-methionine-S-oxide reductase) (peptide Met(O) reductase)~TIGRFAM: peptide methionine sulfoxide reductase~PFAM: Methionine sulfoxide reductase A), with translation MVAITLRKLTASLLTALSTALGRGPGRLSAKPTKQTPMTTDQSANLAKATFGTGCFWCTEALYESLDGVIGAVSGYEGGHKANPTYKEVCTGTTGHAECVEVTYDPAKITYQELLEAFFRSHDPTSLNRQGEDVGTQYRSVIFYHNDEQKELAETAKVELDKSGAYDRPIVTEISPAETFYEAEAYHQSYFANNPNQGYCAFVIAPKVDKFKKVFKEKLKRENAY
- a CDS encoding protein of unknown function DUF344 (PFAM: protein of unknown function DUF344~KEGG: noc:Noc_2224 hypothetical protein), whose protein sequence is MKDFDTDRFRYDGDKPFKIKKAPTKVDDLYEDDDHYEALLRQQSAEIDKWQERMFAHNRYGLVAVFQALDAAGKDGTIKHVFTGTNPAGVQVYSFKRPTDQELDHDFLWRSWRELPERGRIGIFNRSYYEEVLVTKVHPEILTESQRLPEKVTEDLDKLFKHRYEAIRDMETFLYRNGFPTVKFYLHVSKEEQADRLIARIEDAEKNWKFEEGDVKEREFWDAYQDAYETCITETATDKSPWYVIPADDKKNMRLLVGRIIIDELKKLPIQNPEPDKKRFEELQKLIPIIKAQ
- a CDS encoding protein of unknown function DUF344 (PFAM: protein of unknown function DUF344~KEGG: pat:Patl_0210 hypothetical protein) — its product is MKKIDKKAFRYHEKQPFSIADTPTIIDPFYTDEADQSRQLDELAERMDQAQNRMHADEHYGLLVVFQAMDAAGKDSTIRRIFKGVNPSRFQIAPFKKPDESDLKHDFLWHFWQELPERGNIGVFNRSYYEEVLALRVHPERLQEQSIPKNLVPANKKTLWEQRFGDIVHFEDYLFRNGFPIVKFYLHVAKEEQGKRLVARLEDPEKQWKLSPNDLEEREFWPEYMKAYEDTIRATATEQNPWYVIPSDDRVNQQLIIAHILTEILESLPVHFPQTDEKEAQKLIKQIKKQDGVK